GAATTAAACGTGATTACAGGATAGCATACAATGTATGCATTTGATTATATGATGATAGTACTAGTAGATAAACAATAAATGACATACATGATTATTATATACTTTAATAATAATTTATGATATCTATTTTATTTTATATGATATAATCACACATTTTTCACAATATTTACTAAAATTAATACAATATTTCAATAAAACTGAGGAAACCTGGTGATTGACAGTGATGGTTATCGATTAAATGTCGGCATTGTACTATGTAATACTCATGAACAAGTATTATGGGCTCGAAGATATAAACAACATTATTGCTGGCAATTTCCTCAAGGCGGAATTAACGTCGGAGAAACCCCAGAGCAAGCAATGTATAGGGAACTATTTGAAGAAATAGGATTAAATTACCAAGATGTACGTATCCTATCTTCTACACAATGCTGGATACGTTATAAATTACCTAAACAATTAATCCGCTGGAAAATTAAACCAATTTGTTTTGGACAAAAACAAAAATGGTTTTTATTAAAACTTTTATCTCAGGATGCAAGAATCAACATAAAAAATAATAAAGATGATACATTTGATAGTTGGAAATGGGTTAGTTTATGGTATCCTATACGTCGCGTTGTATTTTTTAAAAGAAATGTATACAGAAAAGTCATGCAAGAATTTGTTAATAGAATAATATCCTAAAAATTAAATCAAAACATATTCTAAAAATAAGATATCATCAAGTATATTTAATAAAAAAATTAAACGATCTTTTCATTAAAAACACGTGAATATAAATTATAAATTAAATTTTTATTAATTTTAGACAATCTCAATATTACGATTGAGCGCCGACTCCAATAACAAATATGTTTCAGAACATTACACATCATCAAATATGCAGTACTTTTATTATCACTCGTGTAATCCAATAATTTTTACAATCGGGCCTGTTTCGTTACATTGGTACGGAATGATGTATGGATTAGGTTTTATTTATGCTATGTGGTCATTATTATATCGTGCGCATCATGCCAATGAAATTTCATGGACTAATAAAGATATAGAATATTTATTATGTTTATGTTTTTTTGGTGTTGTATTAGGCGGACGTATTGGATATATATTATTTTATCAGTGGTCTTTTTTCACTCAAAATTTACTGTGGATTTTTAATATATGGGAAGGAGGTATGTCTTTTCATGGCGGTCTAATGGGAGTGATTGTAGCAATAATGTGGTTTTCTTATAGAAAACATCTAACTTTTTTTCAAGTATCAGACTTTTTAATTCCAGCTGTACCGTTCGGACTAGGCCTAGGCAGATTAGGAAATTTTATTAATGGAGAATTATGGGGCCGAATAGCCACTGATATTCCTTGGGCTATGTTGTTTCCTAATGCTATATACCAAGATTTGCTAATATTACCAGATCACCCTAAATGGCAAGTACTATTTGATAGTTATGGCGCGCTACCTCGCCATCCATCTCAATTATATGAAATGTTTTTAGAGGGAATAATCTTGTTTATTATCATAAATAAATTTATTTGTAAACCACGTCCTATAGGTAGCGTATCTGGGTTATTTCTTATTTTTTATGGTTTGTTTCGTGTTATAGCAGAATTTTTTCGTCAACCTGACAGTCATTTAGGATTAATTTACAACATAGCTACTATGGGCCAAATTTTATCGTGTCCTATGATCATATCCGGAGTAATTATAATCTACCTTTCTTATAAAGGTTATCGAATATGATTAAAATTACAATAAATAAAACTAAAAATAATATGTTAGAAACATATATATAGAATATATCTTCTTTACTTTAATAATTTATAAAATAATGTTTACTATTTGTCATTCTAACCAAGCTAATTTATTCAAAAAACTATTAATCAACATCATGTCGAACAAACTATTATCTAATCCAATGCAATCTGAAATAATATTGACAGAACATAGTGTTATAGATCAATGGATACAAATTGAACTAGCTAACCACTTTGGTGTTGCATGCAATATCACATTTATGACTTTAACATCTTTTATACAGAAGAACATTGTTCATAACATAACATCTGATGATTCCATAATGAATAATTTTTCTCGTTCTATTATGTATTGGAAATTTATGAAAATATTATCTCAAACGCAAATTAAAAAAGATTGTCCGATTGTAGACAAATATCTAAATCATGATGTAAATCAGCAAAAAATCAGTCAATTTTCTGAGCAACTTGTTAACTTATTTACCCAATATTTAATATATCGTCCAGATTGGTTAAATAATTGGCAATCTCATAAAATAATAGATGATTTAGATAATACACATCAAATTTGGCAATCAAAAATATGGCGTTGTTTCTTAGAAAATACACAATATAATCAGCGAGCACCAAAGAGTAATATAAATCCTTTACAGCACTGCATCTATTTTCTTAAAAATGTAAAAAAAATAAATTGGAATCTGCCAAGTAGAATATTTATCTTTGGAATAACATCCATCCCTCCCATATATTGGAAAATTTTGAAATTTTTAAGTTATCACATCGATATTTATTTATGGTTTATAAATCCTTGTTGTCATAATCCTAATGATATATCCGACCAAAATTCATATGTTGCAAAACAACAAAAAAACCAATTATATAGCAATAATTCATTACATTCATCTTTATCTCTTCCTACGCATGTTTATAGCCACAATAATTATACTAACGTAAATCATCCTTTATTAAATTCATGGAGCAATACTGCTCGTAATACCTTGCTTCTATTTACTCAATTAAAAAACAAAATCGAACTAAAATCATTTACCATTCCTAAAAAAGATTCTGTACTTCACATTGTACAAAAAGATATTTTAGAATTTCATAATTGTAAAACAAATACACAAACTCATAATAATATTCCAACATTAAAATCTCGTCAACGATACATCTTAGCGCCGACAGATCAATCAATTACTTGTCATGTTTGTCATAGCATTCAACGAGAAATAGAAGTCTTACATAACAATTTATTGTTAATGATTACAAATGATCCATTATTGACTCCAGGAGATATCATAGTAATGGCTGCTGATATACATCGATATGCCCCAGCGATTCAAACTATATTCAATAACACACAAGGTCGGCACTTACCATTTAATATTGCAAATAACCATAAAAAAATTACACATCCGATTATATCAACTTTTCTTAATATACTTAACATACCATCTAGCAGGTTTACTTCTGAAGAAATGCTATCATTTTTAACAGTACCATCTGTCGCTGCTCGGTTTAACATAAATAAAGAAGAAATTGAATTATTAAGCCAATGGATAGTTAAATCTGGTATTAGGTGGGGTCTTGATAATTTCACCATGCACAACTTCAATTGTCCTATTACTAATCAAAATACTTGGAGTTTTGGATTAACTCGAATGCTATTAGGTTATGCTATAAAAACCCAAAATAAAACATGGGAAACAATTTCCCCATATGATGATACAACAATCAGAGAACATACTAATATTATTAGTCAATTAGGGGAGTTTTTAACAACATTAAAAAAATGGAGAGATCGATTAAATCACTCTTACACACTAAAAAAATGGAAATTTTATTTAAAAGAGATAATTGACGATTTTTTTTATTATGATCATCTAAATGCATCAAAAGATAACAAAATTTTACTTTTATTAAAAGATTGTTGTAGAAATATATTAGAATCAGGTATACAAGCAAAATATACTCAAGCTGTTAGTATAACAGCTTTACGAGAAAAATTATGTTATAAATTACATCAAAATAAAATAATACATCGATTTATTCCAAATGTGATTAATTTTTGTGATATTACTCCAGCTTTCTGTATTTCTTGTAAAGTAGTGTGTTTTTTAGGTATGAACGATAATTTATTTCCTCGCAATACAATACTTCCAGACTTTAACTTAATACCTAAAAATCCACGTAAAAATGATAATAACATGTACGAAACAGATTGTTATTCATTTTTATTAGCACTTTTAATAGCTCAAGAACGAATATATATTAGCTTCATTGAACACTCAATTTATGAGAATACCACAAATTATCCTTCTTCATTAATTAATGAACTTTTTGAATATATTGCTTTAAATTTTTGTTTAGAAGAATCTAAGAATATAGAAATAGATATTAATATAAAATACATACGTCAACGCTTATGTCAATGGCACAATCCATTTCCTTTTTCTCCCGAAAATTTCAATCCTAACAGTGACAAACAGAGTTTTGCCAAAGAATGGCTGCCCACTCTAAATACTAATACATCTAACTCTCCAGCGCTTTACCCAAATTTTAATACCTCACTTCCTCATTGCGCCATTAAAAAAATAATATTTCAAGACTTGTATAATTTCTATCGCCATCCAGTAAGGATGTGGTTTCAGAAACGTTTAAATGTGTTTTTTGATCAAAATACATTAAAATTATTAAATGATGAACCTTTTTCTGTAGATGGATTAGATCGCTACAAACTAAATACAAGATTAATTAATTACTTAATTCATGACAAAAATATTAATGAATTATATTATAGTATATGTGCTTCTGGTATTTTACCTTATGGTGCATTTGGAGAATTATTTTGGGAGAAACAACACTCAAAAATGGCAATGTTAGCAAATCAAATAAAAGAGCACCATCGTATCGAAAAACATAATTTAGATATTTATTTGGTATTTGATACGATTGAACTAGTTGGACAATTAACTACAGTTCAAAAAAATGGATTAATACGTTGGAAAACTCAATATTTATCCATGACAGACATATTATTATTATGGTTAGAGCATATAACATATTGCGCCATCGGTGGAAAAGGAGATAGTAGGTTATTTGGTATTGATGATGTGTGGCATTTTCCTAATTTCTCAGAACCGCATGCAAAAAAATTGCTACTAATTTTAATACTAGGTTACTGTACTGGGATAAACACACCAATACTATTATTATATCAGTCTGGAGGAGCTTGGATGAATCATGTATTTAACTGGGATACTAGAACGATATCTTCAAACCCTTCTCGTCAAAAAAAAGCATGTCAAAAACTAATACAAATCTGGAAGGGTACCAAATATTCTCTGTTTAGAGAGAGTCACGATCCTTATTTACGTAAAATTATCCCATTTGATTTAAATGCAGAATATATTGAAAAAATTACTAAAACTGCAGAACATTACTTTTTAAATTTTATGAAATATAGAAAATAATGTAATAACTCAGAACATTTGATGTGCCAATTAAAAATATTAAATTGCTATACATTAAATGACATTTAATACCACATAATAAACTCTATCAACAAAACATAAAAAATTTTAATTTATTACATCATATATAAGATTATTCATTTTTCTATTCTATCATACAAACCACTATAACGTTTCGTGACAAGATTGATGCTACGTATAATTACATGATCTGTTGCATATAAAAAAAGACATTGACGAGATCTAGTAACAGCAGTATATAGTAATTCTCGTGTTAATATTGGCGTGTGCTTATTGGGTAATATTATTGCAATATGGTTAAACTCAGATCCTTGTGACTTGTGTATAGTCATAGCAAAACAAGTTTCATGTTCCGGTAATTGATATAACCGCACAACCTTTAATCTATCTTCTGGTAGAATAAAATATGCAGACAATTTATTTTGATCGTTTAGTAACAACACTCCGATATCTCCATTACATAATCCTAAAGATGGTTTATTACGTAATATAATGATGGGTCTACCTATATAATTACCAGAATTATTTAATTTAATTAATCCTTTCTCACTTAAAATTTGCTCAATGAAATAATTAATTCTTATCACACCAAATGGACCATCACGTAATGCACATAATATTCGATAATGATTAAAAGATTCTAAAATATTTGTTTTAGATATCTTAGTATATTGCAATTTTTGTAAATAATTAGAATATTCCATTGCGCAATTAAGAATCATATTCATATAACTTTCTTTTTCTACAATATAAATATAATGCAAATCTTTATATATGTTTGAAGTCAATAACGATAAAACGCGGGTACAATCTCCTAAATTTATAGCAACAGCCAATTGATTAATTCCTGATCTTTCATTAAATCGATAATTTTTCTTCAGTATACACATACCATCAATAATACTGTTGTAATTATAATGTGTGGATAGCTTAGAATAAGATACAATAGGGAATTCGTAACCTGTAAGATTTACAATTTCTTGATAACGTTTATAAGAGTATTGAAAACTAGAAAATTGACATATATCTTTAAATACAGATCCAGGCTCTACTGGATATAATTGATATTGATCACCAAAAAAAATAACTCTTGTTTGAGGTGAAATTGTCAAAAATAACTGAGCAAACATAGATAAACTAACCATAGAAGCTTCATCAATAACCAAAAGATCTAAGTGCATAGGATCTAAATAGTCATATTGAATATTTTTATTATAGAATCGTGTTTCTAGTAAACTATGTAAAGTGGTAGCTCTTTCCGGTAAATTATGTAAATAAGTTTTATCTAATTGTGGGATATTATTTATATTTATTTTAAAAGATTCAGTTAGAAGGGCTGCCGCTTTTCCCGTTGGGGCAATCATTTTTATTTTTAGGTCGTCATTACGATTACTACATAGCAATAGTGCCGCTATTATTTTAGCTATAATCGATGTTTTTCCAGTACCAGGACCTCCAGAAATTAACACTCTTTGATGTGTTATTCCAATAGCAGTAGCAATTTTGTGCCAATCGATTTCTGTATAAATTATAGGAAATAATTGATTTAACACAGAAATTATTTTTTCTTTTTGAAGAATATTTGACTGACATTTATAATTAAAAAACCGCGCAACTCTGCACTCATCTTCCCACATGTGATATAAATACAAACGCTTATTTTCTAATACTAATGGGGTAATTTTCGACCCATCACTAACTGCAGGACAAGAAAGTAATAATTCTTGCCAAGCATCTATCGATAATTTTCCTAATTTTTTGTATATTGCATAAACTAATTCAGGATGATTACCTTGAAATAATTTATCAAAAGTAATTAAACACAAAGGTAAACAAACATGGCCAAATCTAACATGAGCACTTAATGTCGCACTAGCCAATATTAACGCTTCTTTTACATTATATTTATTATTATTATCAGAAATAGGCAGAGTTAACACATTGGCAAATTGCACATCTAATGTATTCCATAACCCTAATTTTAAAGCTTTTTTAGTAATATCTTTCATTCGCAAAAATTATAAAAACTCATCTTATTAGAGTTAATAACATTACATATTTACATTAATTATAAAAAATTACACACTTTTTAATTAAAAACAAACATTTATTAATATTTTAATTTCACATCGCACTTAATTTATTTATACAAAAATATACTTTTGTAATTTTTTATCAAATAAATCAAGTATTATTTATTTAGCACTATTTTGATTGTTTCCAGAAAATAAACTATCTAATTTACTAACAAATATCGATAGTGGACGGAAAAAATAAATACCATTGCTAAATGATGTTCCATCCATTCCTCGTATAAATAAATAATATACTCCTCCAAAGTCTTTTTCATAATCATAAGATACAAGTTTACTACGTAGAAACCGATGTAATGCTAAAGTATAAAGTTGATATTGCAATTCATAATGATGTTTAACCATTTCTTGTTCTATCTTAGAACAAATATAAGAATTATTATTTGTTCCTAACCAATTAGTTTTATAATCTAATAAATAATAGCGATGATTCCAATAAAAAATTAAATCAATAAAACCTTGTAACATTCCTGTTAATCCTAAAAAATCAAGCGATTCAGATCTACGTGATAAGGGATCATAACATTTACATAAACGATCTAGTTCTTGTGGCATTAAATGTGTATTAATAGGTAAATAAAATTTAAACTCAGCTTTCTTATTTTCATTAATTATCTGTGAAAGAGTGAAATTCTCATTATCAAGCGGGGTATTAAGTATTATATATATCCACTCTCGAATGACATATCTCCAAATGGGATCAATATTATATCTTTCCATATGTATGCGCAACCATTTCATATCTACAAATTTTCTAAAATCTAAAACTTCAAAAATACTATGAAAAAAACTCCCACACACTTTTCCTTTAGGAAAAGTGTGTGGGGTCAATAAAATGTTCTTCCCCCGTAATTGAATATCTTTATTTATATCTAATTGTTTCTGAAAACCCAAACATGTGTCAACGCTTGTATTTTTTAGTGCACTAAAACTTGTTATATTCCATGGAATATAATTTGCAGATGCCTCCCATTTTTTTACAGATAAAAATTGATTAGACACAATAGATGGCGCATAAGAATCCAGTTTTTGAAATTGCGGAATAACACGGAAAGAAATGTCACCATTTGAACAAATACTTAACTTTTTTAAATTTTTCTTTAATGTTTCTATATTACCAGGGCTTTTTTTTTGAATTAAATATCCCACAGCACTATGATGTAAATCATTAATACTAGATTGCTTTTTATATCTACGCACTATTGAACCAATACCTATAGAGCAATGATAAATACTGCGAGTTATTGCTACATATAATAATCTTAAATCTTCTGCTAAACGCTCTTCATCTGCTAGTATTAAATTTGATTTTGATATATTAAAATCTAAATAAGTTTCATATGATTTCCTATCATGGAAAAAATAATTTTTTTTATAATTAAAGTCCGCTGCAAACGGTAAAAATATTAATGGAAATTCTAATCCCTTAGATTTATGTATTGTACTAATTTTTATAGATTGATAGTCATTACCTAATCGTAAGGTTTGGTCAGATGCTCTCTTATTTTTTGGTTGTGTTATTTTTAATGTTAACCACTCTATAAGAGAATACTCATCTTGTAGTTGTATTGAAACATTTTGCAATAATTCACCTAAATGTAAAATATTTACTAAACTAATTTCACCTCTTTGTGTAGATAATAACTTTTCGGGAACTTTATAGGAAAAAATTATTTTTTGTATCATTAGATACACGCCTTTTTTTTTCCAAATTGAATAATATTCAAAAAATTCTTCAAGTATTTTCTCCCATTTAGATTCGCTATTATTAATTTTTTCGATTTCAGCCGAATTTAATCCAAAAAAAATAGTTGTTAAAGCGGTACAAATTATATGTCGCTTTGGAAATAAAATTGCTTTTAACAACAATAATAATTCATAAGATTCTACTGTTTCAAAAATATTTTTATGACTAGATAAAAATACTGTTGATATGTTTACTTGTGATAAAGCAGCACGAATAAACGATGCTTCTTCATGATTTCTTACTAATACAACTATATCTGATATTTTTAATTTTCTTTTATGTTTTCCGTCTTCTAACCAAGCCGTCTCATTATATATTTCGTGTAATAAATTACATAAAACAGTGGCGCATTCTCTTGCCATTGCTTTTTTGTAGTTATCTATTGTAATTAGATTATCGGGATGTACCCAAAAACACATAGCTGTTTGTAGTTGATTATTTATCACAAATCGATACATACTATTTCTACTAGCTGCTACCGAAGGAATAAAAGGAATATCTTCAAAAATAAATGGATTAGGTATAAATTGAAATAATTGATTAATCGCATTAACTATACTTGATGATGAACGCCAATTAATATTGAGATTATATCTATTGTATATAGTTCGACGTATTTTCATATATGCAAATACGTCTGCTCCACGAAAAGCATAAATCGACTGCTTGGGATCCCCTATTAAAATAAGACCGTTTTCTAAATAATTATTATATAATATATGAAAAATTTTAAATTGCTGCTGATCTGTATCTTGAAATTCATCAATGATTGTTACTGGATAACGTGCACGTATTGTATACGATAATTTATTCTCTTTATCTTTAATTAAACTAGTAACTAAAACATTAACAAGATCATTAAAAGTAATTTCTGATCTTAAATGTTGGGTATCGTTTAGATTATTACTTACTTCATTTATTGCGATATTAAATATTAGTTCTTTAAATAATGACAACTGTCTATATAATTTCTCTATAGTATGAAATAAAGAATACATATAACTGAATCTATGATCGTTATGTATTTTTAACTCTGTCTCCCTAAAACGTTTTAGCTCATTAGGTATAGTATGATTAATTGTTGGTTGCGTAGCCCATCGATTAATTATATTTATCCAACGCATTAAATTTGTTTTGTTGTATATTCTATGATTAATATTATAAGCATTGATAACAACAGCTATACTATTTTCATTTTCACACCATTTCTTTTTAACACTATTAATGTAAATTAGGATCTTTTCATAATAAGTTACAATATTTTTTTTTTCTTCATGTGCATCATAATTATTAAAATTGAGCCGAGATCCATAAATATAAGGAAAAATATCATTTAAAAGAGCATTTGGATCATTCCAATATTCTTTAATTAAGCTCACTATGTTTAATGGAAGTACATAAAAATTCTGCCTCCAAAAATCAGTACACACCTGTTGGTATAATGTTGTTTCATTATCAATGATATTTGTATTAAACAACATATTTAATTCAATCGTATTATGATGTAGAATATTTTGACAAAAACTATGAATAGTGAATATAGACGCTTGATCGATTTTTTTTTCTGCTTCGAATAATTGATTTATAGCTAAACTCATATTAGATATTTTTGACAATAATTTATAAAATAAAAAATTACTGCTATATCCACGTATGCAATCCAATCGAAATTGACGAATATTTTCTCTTATTCGATGGCGTAATTCTTGTGCTGCAGATTGAGTAAAAGTAACTACGAGAATTTCTTTCACTGTTAAAGGACGGGAAAAATCTGATTTACTTCCTAAACATAATAATAATCTAAGATAAATTATTATTAGCGTATATGTTTTACCAGTTCCTGCTGAAGCTTCAATTAAATTAACTCCATACAAAGGCAATTCTAAAACATTTAAGTTATACATAATCTATAATTCATCATATCTAAACACAACCAAAGCTTATGTAATATGATTAAAAACCGTATTGTTATAATATTTTTTATCTGAAATAATATATAAAAATAAAATGACAATAAAATCAGAAATATCATCTGCTTATAGAATAAGCAGATGATATTTCTTAATAATAAAAAACAACATATTTTTAAAAATCATTTGTGAAGTTAGTTCATCAATCAAATTATATATATAAATAAAACAAATAAAGCCAAAATTTAATCTAAATAGAAAATACAAAAACACCCACAACACAAAATCTTAAATAAATAAAAATTATTTTATTAATATATATCGCGCAATAACTCATTGATCTTAACTTTATCTTTAGTTTTATCATCAACTGTTTTTACTATTACTGCGCAGTAAATATTAACACGACCATCTTTAGACGGTAGACTTCCAGGAACTACAACTGAACCCGATGGAACACGTCCGTAGTATATATTCCCACTTGCTCGATCATATATTTTAGTACTTTGTCCTATAAATACTCCCATAGAAATTACAGCTCCTTTTTCAACAATCACACCTTCGACAATTTCAGAACGAGACCCAATAAAACAATTATCTTCAATAATAGTTGGATTAGTTTGAATTGGCTCTAACACTCCTCCAATACCGACACCTCCAGATAAATGGACATATTTTCCAATCTGTGCACAAGATCCAACTGTAGCCCAAGTATCAATCATAGTTCCCGTATCAATATAGGCACCAATATTAATGTAGGAAGGCATAATTACTGCATTATCAGCAATATAAGCTCCATAACGCACAGTAGCTGGAGGAATTACCCGCAATTTTTTACTTTGAAAACATGTAGCAGACCATCCAGAAAATTTTACAGAAAACTTATCAAAAAAACGACCATCACCCCAAGTTATCAATTTGTTATCCAAAACATAAAATGATAAAAGAATTGCCTTTTTTATCCATTGATAAGTAATCCACCTACCATTAATTTTTTCTGATGTACGTAACTTACCACTATCTAATCCATCTATAATTTCACAAATAGCATCTCTGATAGTACA
This region of Candidatus Blochmannia vicinus genomic DNA includes:
- the dapD gene encoding 2,3,4,5-tetrahydropyridine-2,6-dicarboxylate N-succinyltransferase; the protein is MNQLQKIIESFFDKKEYLSKSNIDCTIRDAICEIIDGLDSGKLRTSEKINGRWITYQWIKKAILLSFYVLDNKLITWGDGRFFDKFSVKFSGWSATCFQSKKLRVIPPATVRYGAYIADNAVIMPSYINIGAYIDTGTMIDTWATVGSCAQIGKYVHLSGGVGIGGVLEPIQTNPTIIEDNCFIGSRSEIVEGVIVEKGAVISMGVFIGQSTKIYDRASGNIYYGRVPSGSVVVPGSLPSKDGRVNIYCAVIVKTVDDKTKDKVKINELLRDIY